The DNA segment TTGACAATTGCATGTAACAGGGCAGCGCCAGCCATTGCTATAGTTGGGTACTTAGTCTCCAATCCCAGAGATGTAGTGGGCCGACTCAGCGCAGACGCAAGAAGTGCTTCACTCCGAACACCAGGAGGCTCGACGGGGTCTTTTGAACTCTTGAAGTCCTCTACGAGAATCCAATGGATATATTCAACATCTTTAGGTGTTAGGTAGGTTATGTCTTCTTCTATCGGCCCAACAATACGCCATTTGTCTTTGCGGTTTCGTTTTGTTCTTTTCTTTTTTCCCTTTTCAATATTCTCTAAAGGCTCAGTCGCTTTCTCTACCTGTATTTTTTTTGGCCTTGGATTCAAAAAGTCACCAACAAGCTTTTCAGCGCGAGAAAGTAAAGCATGAGGTATTCTTTTAAGTCTTTTCTTTGTCAGCAGACCTTTCTCATAGAGGAGATTTCGCAGCTCGTCTTCGGATAAGCTAAATCTTTTTGCAAGCAAAGATAAGTCAGATAACTGTTTTCTTTGAGATATATCATCCAGACCAAGTAAGCGCCTTGCTTTCTTAAAGTCTTCTTTCGAGATATCATTAACTTTGTTTCCAAGGTTAATTGCTCCGTCCATCAACATGATGCGAACATCATCAATTGGAAGGTTTGCCTCATGGGCTAATCGTTGAACTGATGTTTTAGTGATCTTCATTTATTTGATAATTTACGCTCAATCACGATCAATGGTTGATTACAGGTCAGATCTGTTCTCTTCTGCCTCTGGCATAATGTTTCATCGTGATATCACTCGAAGTATGGTCTAACTCTTGTCTGCAAACCTCGGCAATCTCTTTTTCCTTCTCAAGTCTCTTCTGACTCGCCCTACTCCGGCGCGTGCCACCGGCGGGAGATTCAAATCAATCAGGAGCTTCATGCAGCCTGAAAGGGGACCTCAACTTCTTCAGAACGCCATGCGGCGTACGAAAGCGCCTCGTCGATATCCGAGGGCTCCAGATAAGGATAGAGTTTTAAAACATCTTCTCTGGAATGACCGGCAGCTATCATCCCTACGATCATTCCGACCGTGACGCGCATGCCTCTGATGCAGGGTTTGCCGCCCATTATTTCTGGATTAAAGGTTATCCTCGTCAGTTTTTTCATGGCTTCACCTCACATTGTCTTAATATCAGAAAGTAACATTGCAAAAAGTGATTAATGATAATAGGTTGTAATGCTTTAAAACAAGGCCTATTTACGGAGGGTATCAGACATAACCCTGCTAAGCGCACTGTCCTCTTGCTTCGTCTTGCAGGAGGGCGCTGTCATATCGATCTTTTCTTTCTTTGCCAAATCGAAACAAGCGGAAAGTGGATAGTAAATCATCAGATATTGCCTTAGCCCCCATTTCGTCCCTGCGATATGTCTGAGTCTTGCCGCAACCAGCATAAGCGCGCTGAATTACCGTCAGGGAATGCCCCTACTACCCGCGTCCTTCGTCTGATCTCCCTCATGATCCTCAAGGGGATTACCGAGATGATCAGCTCAACCCCTTTCAATCCTTGCTCTTCTGGACAGGATTACACATCATTGTGATATCATCGAGACAGGTAACGACAGCTGGAGAATCAAGACCAGAAACTCTAAGAAAAACTAACCGCCGGGGTGGGTCAAAATTGGACGCCGATGGTGGGTCAATTTTCAATGCCGATTAACAAAAAGAATTATTAAGAGTGTTACACACCGACAACATGAGAGGTATGTCAAAGTGAAACTATTGAGAATTTCTCGAAGAAACTCTCAATACAGGTAGTTAATCGATAATTCCATTTTCCTTCCAACGTCTCACTGCAGGATCAAGATGTTGACGGAAAAAATCTTCATAGGTTATAACATTTGGCGCTGCCTTATAGGCGGATATTTTATTTTTGATGTTTTCAGGAACGACAATATAAATCCTGTGATTTAGCATCTCTCCAAGCTGGGGTGCGCTGATCCCCTCATCGATTGTAGCAAGGTAGAAACCAAGGCCTCTTGTACCTTCCGTAACGATCTGACGCCACTTTTCCCGTAACGTCCTTTTTGCCGTGAAGATTTCCGAATAATGGAGACATCCGTGATAGATACTTTACCAAAGGTTAAGTTAAAATGACACTATATTTTTGAAAAAAGGAGGTTATTGAATTGACTACTATTTATAACTTGAAACTTTCCGCTATAGATGTTTTTCAAATTATTGATGCGTTAAATTCGCGAGCAGTTTCATATCAAAAAACTGCTTCTTATTTGTCAGGTGAAGAAAATGAACATATTATGATAGAAGAATGTTATGGTTCCTTTGAAGCTCAAGAAATCGCGAGGCACTTTCATAACATCATAAAAACTATTGAAAGGCAAATTTAATAAAAATATATCCCGCTAAGATATTGGCGCTCGCGGCATTATTTTATGCAGCATATGAGTCACCGTTTGCAGTAATCGTGATACAAAGTTACGATATAAAAATATTCTTGTTGTGATAATCGAGAAATTCTATCATTGGTAAAAATTTTTCCGGCAACTTAATCTTCTTGCCTTCTAAGAAAACAATCGCCATTTTGCAGAAAGCATTTTTTGATCCATCCAGATGCTTTGATACTCTTATTTCCCAATTTGGCAGTACAGTAATAAGCCCTTGGTCAAATGCTTTATCATGTAACGCGCTCAAACAAAGTCCATTGCTCGGGTTTAATCGATTTGCTTTGTCTTGACTCCAGGGGATGATATGACTGGCAACAAGCAATCTTGGGTCAGCTAATCCAGTCATACAGCACCGCGCCTGATAACTACTCAGAACAGCCTGTCTAAAAAAAGACTGTTTCAATCTTACCTCAACCGTCGCTTTTTTTGTTTTGCCTGTGAAATCGGTGGCTTCTATCTGTGGCAATTCTTTAGACGAAAATACATTTGCTCTGTGTAAATAAAGCTGGCCTTCAAGCGCTAGATTTTCCCAGTCTCTATGAAATTCCTCCCAGACTTCTCTGTCTGCATTTGACGCATTACCAAGGCCATGTCTTCCGCTATCAGTGATGATTGGATCAAGACTGGCGAAATTCAACATTTTCATGGCTACCGATGAAGATGTTCGATTTAATTGTTTTGCAACTTGCATGATGATGGGATTACGGCTATGAATTTTTCCAAAAGGCATTTGGCAGTAAAGATTAAATGCTACAATTAACTCGCGTCTCGACCATTTTTTCATGACAAGCCCTTTTGAGAAGATATTACAAAAGGCACGATTGATTTCGCAATTGATTTTACGACTGGCACAACAGAGGATGTTCCAAATAGTCTGTATGCCTGCGAGTCAGACACGGGAATTACAAATTTATCATCGAAGCCCATCAGGCGCGCACACTCGCGCGGTGTCAGCCTCCGGGGATTCGAGTTCGGGACTTTAATAAGTATTTCAGACCCATCTTTGTAATAGCGCGCGCTCAGGGTGCGGGCTACCGAACTGCCGTCAAAAAGCCCGTAACCGAAGCCGTTCCCTTTTTGTCTGTGCTTTTCGGCATAGTTCTGAAGATACTGCCACAGGTGGTCAGAGAGAATATATTTATTATCGAATTTCTTTTCAAGAATACTGCCAAGGGTTGGTTTCTTCTTTGGAGGTTTGGGAAAGGAAAAGTCCGGTTTATCCCTGAATATCTTACGGTCGAAGCCAACGATAAAAAGACGTTCGCGGTGCTGCGGCAGATAGTGTGCGGCATCGATTACATCAAAACAAACATGGTAATCAAGTTCCTTCAAGGCACCCTCAATTACCCTGAAGGTATTGCCTCCATCATGATTCTTGAGATTCTTGACATTTTCCAGCATAAAGGCCTTGGGCCGCTTCGCCTCCAAAATCTCTGCTATGCGGAAAAAAAGCGTGCCCTGTGCTTTGTCCTTAAACCCATGTTCCTTGCCAAGGCTTTTTTTCTTTGATACGCCTGCAATGGAGAATGGCTGACAGGGAAATCCAGCAGCAAGAATATCGTGGTCTGGTATTTCCACAGGTTTTATCTCATTGATATCACCATGAGGCATTTCTCCGAAATTCTCAAGATATGTCTTCCGGCACCAGTTATCCCATTCCGAAGAAAAAACACATTTTCCGCCATGCCCTTCAAATGCCTGACGGATGCCACCGATCCCGGCGAACAGATCTATGAATATAAACTTGTAATCCCTGTTTTCCTGCTCCGGAGATTTGAAGGCGAAATACAGCTGTTCATCTTCCGCTGCCTTTATCAGGGTACGTTCGACAAACTCCTGCAGGCTATAACCATATTCACTGGCTTTCTTTTGAAGCTTTTTGTGCGTCTTAGGATCGAGTTTTGTATGAATTTGCGGCATTTAATCCTCTGGGAATTTATTATACCAAATTATACCCAGTGCTATGCTTCTTGTAAAGCCGAAAATGCGAGCAGAACAATTGAACTTTTGTAATCTGTTTTGAAAGGTTTTCTTGTGGCAATTGAAAGAAATTCTCATTATCCAGAAGAGATGTTTGTCCATGGTTTGTCCATGGACTCTTTTTTGGCAAGAAAATATCCTTACTTATCAATCAGTTAATGGTAGGCCCGGGCGGTTTCGAACCGCCGACCTCTACCGTGTCAAGGTAGCGCTCTCCCCCTGAGCTACGAGCCTAAATCGAGAGATGCTGCGAGGCGATATACATTAAACCTAAAAGGGCTCTTTTTTGTCAAGGGAAGGCCTGTGAATGCGCATGGAATAAGGCTTTCAAAGTTTTTCTAAAAGAGTCTCACTTCAACATTCTCACCCTTTTCAATGCCGTTGATATTGACCGGGATCACAAAGGTCCCGTCAGCATGAACTAAGGTCCTGATCAGGCCTGACTTTCCGAGCAGGGGAACTGCCCAGAGGCCGTCCTCCCGTTCTTCTATCACCGCCCTGATATGCTCTTCCCTGCCCTGGGATGATGATACATTTCTGGAAAGCCTTGCCTGAACAACTCCCTTCAACCGGTCAGCGCAGCGTTCTTCAAGACCGCAGAGGGCATTCAATACCGGCCTCATGAATATGTCCAGACAGACGCTGACCGCAGCAGGATGCCCGGGAAGACCAAAGATAGGAATATTGTTCATGACACCGCCGATCATCGGCTTGCCCGGCTTGAGTGAAAGACCGTGGAACAGGATGCCGGGATTGCCGATATCCTCAATGATCCTGGCTATCATATCCTTTGTCCCGACTGACGTGCCGCCTGAGACAGCGATGGCGTCAGAATCCTTCATCGCATCTTCAACAGCATTGCGTATTACCGTATAGTCATCTTTGAATATGCCTTTTCTCCCCGGTATTCCGCCGGCCTGAGCGACCATACCCGTAATGACATACGAGTTGGTATCACGTATCTTTCCTATCGACGGAGCCTGGTCTGCGGGGACGATCTCGTCACCCGTAGAGATGATCGAAACAACCGGCTTATCATAGACCTTCACCTCAGTTACGCCAATGCCTGCAGATGCGCCGATGTCGGCAGGCCGCATGCGCCGCCCCCTGCTGATCACGATCTCACCCCGCTTCACGTCCTCCCCGGCCTGAATGACATTTTCTCCGGGAGCGACAGATTTCATCACCTCTATCATCTTGTTGTCAATGATCTGCACATGCTCGAACATGACAACAGCATCTGCCCTGACAGGGAGCATGCCGCCGGTCGGGATCTTGTTGGCCGTATCATCAGCCAGCATAAAATCCGCAGCCTCGCCCATGAAGATCTCCTGTGCGAGGTTCAGATATACCGGCATGGTCTCTGAAGCGCCAAAGGTATCTTCTGCCCTCACCGCATAACCATCTACCGTTGAGCGCGCAAAGGCCGGCAGATCGTCTGCTGCAACAATATCCTCTGCGCAGACCATGCCGAGAGATTCCGCGATCGGCACCGCCCTCACCGCAGTTCTTTTATCCTTAAGATTTCCGAGGAGCAGGTCCAGCGCATTTTCCGAGGTCATGACACGTTCGCGGCCAAGCATATCTTTCATGGCTGTTATTATAGTGGAAATGGCAGGAACAAGATATCGCGTTTAATGGTAAACCGTTACGAGTGTCTGATGCCGGAAGACCTTGTCGCTGATGCCGAACGTCCGCTTCCCGGAAAGATGCGCGGTCTTTTCCCGGATCAGATCAGGCAATTTCCTTTCCGTGCTGTCCGTGATCATCAGGACGGCCTTCTTGCCGGATTCCTCCGGGTCTTCCTGATAATAGAGCGGGTTTTTGTAGGTCCAGGTAAAGCGGAGCGCCGAACTGTTCACATCTTCAGGCAGAGGATATGCAGTCTCGTCATATCGATATACGATCTTCTTCTTCGTATGCAGATCAAGGAGCGGCACGGAAACAGCAGGGTTCATGACGTAATCGTCAGGCAGGGAAGTGAAGACCTCGACAATCTCGACGTCAAGACTGTCCAGATAGGCTGCAGCGTCTCTCAGATTGGCAGCGCTCGTATGCTGCAGAAACGGCAAAAATCCTGATAAGGCAAGCGTCAGTGAAAACGCAGCGGTCGCATACGCGATAAAACGGGCACTCATCCTATCCCTGACCGCTCCAAGTCCGTATGCGGCCATCAGGCTTAACAGGGGGAAGACCATGATGATATACCGGATCCTCCTGACCTGCAGAACAAGGATAACAAGGACCAGCCAGGCGATCATGACATAGGTCATCTCCTTTTTCCTGGCAGCAGCAAAAAGCGAGACCGCAGCAAGCACAGGGATGAAGGGGTGCATCTGAAAGAAATACGTCGAAACAGGACTCTCGCCCCAGCGTTTCAGTCCCGGCTTTTGGTATGAGATCAGGAGATGGATCTGCTTGACGATCTCGTCATGCTTGAACGCTATCACGATCGAGATGAGGAAAAAAAAAGCGAAAAATACGATCATGCCCCGCAGGGCAAAGCGGTCAAGCTCCTCTTTTCTGTTTTGATAAAGTTCTGCCGCATACATGACCGGAATCACGGTCAGCATGAGCCATGTCGAATACTTTGTAAAAAAAGATATACCTATGGCCAGACTCGCAGCTGCTACCATCATACCGCCGCGCCTCAGGGCAAGAAGAAAGGTATAGAGCGAAAGCATGAAGAAGAACATGGACGGCAGGTCGACCATCATCAGAGGCACCTGGGTATACAGGTACGGAATGCCGAGGAGAAATACTGCGCCATAAAGACCGCTGTCCCTGCCCCAGAGCTCCTTTCCGGTCAGATAGGTGAGCACGATTGCTGAAGAAAAAAAGAGGCTGTTAAAGACCTGTATGACGAGTCTGCTCTCACCGAATACCCTGAAGAGCACCCCGTACAAAAAAGGTATGGCAGGAAGGTCTGTCCATGCATTGATGCCGTTGCCCCATTCACGGAAAAAATACCCGAAGCCGTAAAGCTCAAGATGTTTTGCCTGCGTAAAGTACCGCGATGCATCCACGATCATCTCAGGTTCCTGCCAAAAAAGCGAAGAGACAACAAAGGACCCCATGAAGAGGGCTGCCGGCGCATATTTTTCGACCAGGGCAGAGCGCGAAAGAATGTAGGCTGCAACAAGGCTGAAACAGAGCAGAACTCCTGTCCGCAGAGGCCTGACAACAGAAAATACGTCCTCCCAGCTGGTGAACCTGCTGTCATCAAAAGATCTTGACCGGTAAAGAACATAAAACAGCAGAAGGGACAGGGAAAAGATAAAGAATGAAGTCCCGGCATTCCTGAGCCGACCTCCAGCGG comes from the Nitrospirota bacterium genome and includes:
- a CDS encoding glycosyltransferase family 39 protein, with protein sequence MKSAGGRLRNAGTSFFIFSLSLLLFYVLYRSRSFDDSRFTSWEDVFSVVRPLRTGVLLCFSLVAAYILSRSALVEKYAPAALFMGSFVVSSLFWQEPEMIVDASRYFTQAKHLELYGFGYFFREWGNGINAWTDLPAIPFLYGVLFRVFGESRLVIQVFNSLFFSSAIVLTYLTGKELWGRDSGLYGAVFLLGIPYLYTQVPLMMVDLPSMFFFMLSLYTFLLALRRGGMMVAAASLAIGISFFTKYSTWLMLTVIPVMYAAELYQNRKEELDRFALRGMIVFFAFFFLISIVIAFKHDEIVKQIHLLISYQKPGLKRWGESPVSTYFFQMHPFIPVLAAVSLFAAARKKEMTYVMIAWLVLVILVLQVRRIRYIIMVFPLLSLMAAYGLGAVRDRMSARFIAYATAAFSLTLALSGFLPFLQHTSAANLRDAAAYLDSLDVEIVEVFTSLPDDYVMNPAVSVPLLDLHTKKKIVYRYDETAYPLPEDVNSSALRFTWTYKNPLYYQEDPEESGKKAVLMITDSTERKLPDLIREKTAHLSGKRTFGISDKVFRHQTLVTVYH
- a CDS encoding HNH endonuclease, with the protein product MKKWSRRELIVAFNLYCQMPFGKIHSRNPIIMQVAKQLNRTSSSVAMKMLNFASLDPIITDSGRHGLGNASNADREVWEEFHRDWENLALEGQLYLHRANVFSSKELPQIEATDFTGKTKKATVEVRLKQSFFRQAVLSSYQARCCMTGLADPRLLVASHIIPWSQDKANRLNPSNGLCLSALHDKAFDQGLITVLPNWEIRVSKHLDGSKNAFCKMAIVFLEGKKIKLPEKFLPMIEFLDYHNKNIFIS
- a CDS encoding type II toxin-antitoxin system death-on-curing family toxin, with product MKITKTSVQRLAHEANLPIDDVRIMLMDGAINLGNKVNDISKEDFKKARRLLGLDDISQRKQLSDLSLLAKRFSLSEDELRNLLYEKGLLTKKRLKRIPHALLSRAEKLVGDFLNPRPKKIQVEKATEPLENIEKGKKKRTKRNRKDKWRIVGPIEEDITYLTPKDVEYIHWILVEDFKSSKDPVEPPGVRSEALLASALSRPTTSLGLETKYPTIAMAGAALLHAIVNNHAFHNGNKRTALVALLVFLDKNGWKITLDQDSFYDYLIAVASHNLIDKTTAQVIIGSDPEVMHIANALQNNIKRIRLGEYPLQFRQLKSILAEYDCEFDTQIRGSNKLKITCRGLQTILHYEGDGREVDPQTIHRIRRELQLDEAHGCDSDIFYNKGPRIPDFINRYRKLLYRLAKV
- a CDS encoding molybdopterin molybdotransferase MoeA, which translates into the protein MLGRERVMTSENALDLLLGNLKDKRTAVRAVPIAESLGMVCAEDIVAADDLPAFARSTVDGYAVRAEDTFGASETMPVYLNLAQEIFMGEAADFMLADDTANKIPTGGMLPVRADAVVMFEHVQIIDNKMIEVMKSVAPGENVIQAGEDVKRGEIVISRGRRMRPADIGASAGIGVTEVKVYDKPVVSIISTGDEIVPADQAPSIGKIRDTNSYVITGMVAQAGGIPGRKGIFKDDYTVIRNAVEDAMKDSDAIAVSGGTSVGTKDMIARIIEDIGNPGILFHGLSLKPGKPMIGGVMNNIPIFGLPGHPAAVSVCLDIFMRPVLNALCGLEERCADRLKGVVQARLSRNVSSSQGREEHIRAVIEEREDGLWAVPLLGKSGLIRTLVHADGTFVIPVNINGIEKGENVEVRLF
- the dcm gene encoding DNA (cytosine-5-)-methyltransferase, which encodes MPQIHTKLDPKTHKKLQKKASEYGYSLQEFVERTLIKAAEDEQLYFAFKSPEQENRDYKFIFIDLFAGIGGIRQAFEGHGGKCVFSSEWDNWCRKTYLENFGEMPHGDINEIKPVEIPDHDILAAGFPCQPFSIAGVSKKKSLGKEHGFKDKAQGTLFFRIAEILEAKRPKAFMLENVKNLKNHDGGNTFRVIEGALKELDYHVCFDVIDAAHYLPQHRERLFIVGFDRKIFRDKPDFSFPKPPKKKPTLGSILEKKFDNKYILSDHLWQYLQNYAEKHRQKGNGFGYGLFDGSSVARTLSARYYKDGSEILIKVPNSNPRRLTPRECARLMGFDDKFVIPVSDSQAYRLFGTSSVVPVVKSIAKSIVPFVISSQKGLS
- a CDS encoding DUF433 domain-containing protein, with amino-acid sequence MKKLTRITFNPEIMGGKPCIRGMRVTVGMIVGMIAAGHSREDVLKLYPYLEPSDIDEALSYAAWRSEEVEVPFQAA